TAGTTCTGCAGACAGAGCAGAAAACTGTATTAATAGTCTAAGAGAGCGAGGATTTGGAGATAACGAAATTTCACTAGTTGCAAAGGATGAGAACAGAGAAGCAGATCAGGGTGATGGTTCCACAACAATGAGCTATGACAATCAAAATCTTGGTGATGGAACAGCTACCGGTGGTGTTTTAGGAGGTTTAGCAGGTTTAATGGCAGGAGTCGGAGCCCTTGTAATACCAGGTTTGGGCCCGATAATAGCTGCTGGACCTATAGCAGGTGTTTTAACTGGAGCAGTAACTGGCGGAGTTGCTGGTGGTTTGATTGACTATGGTATTCCAGAACAACGTGGAGAATATTATGAG
The sequence above is drawn from the Natranaerobius trueperi genome and encodes:
- a CDS encoding general stress protein codes for the protein MSKTVVGLFSSADRAENCINSLRERGFGDNEISLVAKDENREADQGDGSTTMSYDNQNLGDGTATGGVLGGLAGLMAGVGALVIPGLGPIIAAGPIAGVLTGAVTGGVAGGLIDYGIPEQRGEYYESRVKEGDVLLLIETRSEKADEAESIISEYGADNVEAHSK